A DNA window from Leptolyngbya sp. KIOST-1 contains the following coding sequences:
- a CDS encoding LysR family transcriptional regulator produces the protein MSDLPFTLDQLRILKAIAAEGSFKRAADSLYVSQPAVSLQVQNLERQLDVPLFDRGGRRAQLTEAGHLLLSYGDRILSLCQETCRAIEDLQNLQGGTLIIGASQTTGTYLLPRMIGLFRQKYADVAVQLHVHSTRRTAWSVANGQVDLAIIGGELPPELQDSLERVPYAEDELALIMPMFHPLASQAVIQREDLYKLHFIALDSQSTIRKVIDQVLTRCGIETRRLKIEMELNSIEAIKTAVQSGLGVAFVSNSAIEKELQMGVLHRAKIDSVVVNRTLSVIFNPNRYRSKAAAAFTTEVLPQFTNLPLNFKPIGGDKSGAEKNGAKPTSPPPEPLYPTP, from the coding sequence ATGTCTGACCTTCCTTTTACCCTCGATCAACTGCGTATTCTCAAGGCCATTGCAGCGGAGGGCAGTTTCAAACGAGCCGCGGATAGCTTGTACGTCTCCCAGCCAGCGGTCAGTCTACAGGTACAAAACCTGGAGCGCCAGCTAGACGTGCCGCTGTTTGATCGGGGCGGGCGACGGGCACAGCTCACCGAAGCGGGACACCTGCTGCTGAGCTATGGCGATCGCATTCTCAGTCTGTGCCAGGAGACCTGCCGCGCTATTGAGGACCTCCAGAACCTGCAGGGGGGCACCCTGATCATCGGCGCCAGCCAAACCACAGGCACCTATCTCCTGCCCCGCATGATTGGCCTGTTTCGGCAAAAGTACGCCGATGTGGCCGTACAGCTCCACGTCCACTCCACCCGGCGCACCGCCTGGAGCGTGGCCAATGGTCAGGTTGACCTGGCGATTATTGGGGGTGAACTTCCTCCCGAACTACAGGACTCTTTAGAAAGAGTGCCCTACGCCGAGGATGAACTCGCACTGATCATGCCGATGTTCCATCCCCTGGCTAGTCAGGCGGTGATTCAGCGGGAAGACCTCTACAAGCTGCACTTCATTGCCCTCGACTCCCAGTCCACCATCCGCAAAGTAATCGACCAGGTGCTGACCCGCTGCGGCATTGAGACGCGTCGGCTCAAGATTGAGATGGAGCTAAACTCGATCGAAGCGATTAAAACCGCCGTCCAGTCGGGGCTGGGGGTGGCCTTTGTGTCCAACTCGGCGATCGAAAAAGAGCTGCAGATGGGCGTGCTGCACCGGGCCAAAATTGATTCGGTGGTGGTCAACCGCACCCTCTCGGTAATTTTTAACCCCAACCGCTACCGCTCCAAAGCCGCTGCCGCCTTCACCACCGAAGTTCTACCGCAGTTTACCAACCTACCCCTCAACTTCAAGCCCATCGGTGGCGACAAGTCTGGAGCCGAAAAAAACGGAGCTAAGCCGACCTCTCCCCCCCCAGAGCCCCTGTACCCGACGCCCTAG
- a CDS encoding alpha/beta fold hydrolase, with the protein MATATVFGVSHYYELTGAGRSPVLVFIHGWLLSHRYWRPVIDSLASHYTCLSYDLRGFGESRYGLENFSGGVPAAAAALGATASPYGLGAYAHDLAMLLEQLDLGPVWLVGHSLGGSIALWMAHCYPQQVQGVVCLNAGGGIYLEREFQQFRQAGQYIVSWRRSWLRHTLLPLLLTRMMVQRPLDYDWGRDRCIDLLQADTAAALGTLLESTTEAEVHLLPRLVAALRVPTYFLAGRQDRVMNTRYVHHLAGYLPMAGEGQTPVIELENCGHLAMLEQPQVVANVLRNILTGPRFSASDPTSSAAVT; encoded by the coding sequence ATGGCGACGGCGACTGTCTTTGGTGTATCCCACTACTACGAACTTACGGGGGCCGGCCGCAGCCCCGTCCTGGTCTTCATCCACGGCTGGCTGCTCAGCCATCGGTACTGGCGGCCCGTCATTGACTCTCTGGCATCGCACTACACCTGTCTAAGCTACGACCTGCGGGGCTTCGGCGAGTCGCGCTACGGCCTGGAGAACTTTAGCGGCGGGGTGCCCGCCGCCGCCGCCGCCCTGGGAGCAACGGCCTCGCCCTACGGGTTAGGAGCCTATGCCCACGACCTGGCCATGCTTCTGGAACAGTTGGATCTGGGGCCCGTGTGGTTGGTGGGCCATTCCCTGGGCGGCAGCATTGCCCTGTGGATGGCCCACTGCTATCCACAGCAGGTGCAGGGGGTGGTGTGCCTCAACGCGGGTGGGGGCATTTACCTGGAGCGCGAGTTCCAGCAGTTTCGGCAGGCGGGACAGTACATCGTGAGCTGGCGGCGCTCCTGGTTGCGCCATACACTGCTGCCCCTACTACTAACTCGAATGATGGTGCAGCGGCCCCTGGACTACGACTGGGGGCGCGATCGCTGTATCGACCTGCTGCAGGCTGACACCGCCGCTGCCCTGGGGACCTTACTAGAATCCACCACCGAGGCTGAGGTGCATCTGCTGCCCAGGCTGGTGGCGGCCCTGCGGGTGCCGACATACTTTTTGGCCGGCCGCCAGGACAGGGTGATGAACACGCGCTACGTGCACCACCTGGCAGGCTATCTGCCCATGGCAGGGGAGGGGCAAACTCCGGTGATTGAGCTGGAGAACTGCGGCCATCTGGCGATGCTAGAACAGCCTCAGGTGGTGGCCAACGTCTTGCGGAACATTCTTACAGGGCCGCGTTTCAGCGCCTCCGATCCAACGTCCTCGGCTGCGGTGACCTGA
- the hrcA gene encoding heat-inducible transcriptional repressor HrcA: MDSAFPLSARHQQVLQATIRHYIATAEPVGSRALAQEYDLKVSPATVRNTMGLLEKYGLLYQPHTSAGRVPSDSGYRLYVDRLMSPSTRVGRRVDAAFSEELDWMGHSLESLLRSATQILAQISGYLALITVPQASSALIRHIQLVAVDGEQVLMVVLLDSLATQSVVLQLPPGLGGSTLPVEELERRHLEILSNFLSHHLRGRPLSEVTALQWGDLDAEFQHYGTLLCQALSHLGQRSRAPETPHLVISGLSEVLRQPEFSDAQRIQAIVRLLEEDQSQLWPLLCDTPPAASQPPKGVDVKVWIGAENPLEPMQGCALVVSTYTRCDASVGSVGVLGPTRMVYENAVAVVKAASDYLSTALSG; encoded by the coding sequence ATGGACTCTGCCTTTCCCCTGAGTGCTCGCCATCAGCAAGTGCTACAGGCAACCATTCGTCACTACATTGCCACAGCAGAGCCAGTAGGGTCTCGGGCCCTGGCCCAGGAATACGACCTGAAGGTCAGCCCCGCCACCGTGCGCAACACGATGGGACTACTCGAGAAATACGGCCTGCTGTACCAGCCTCACACCTCGGCAGGACGGGTGCCCTCCGACTCGGGCTATCGGCTCTACGTCGATCGCTTGATGTCCCCCTCGACCCGGGTGGGGCGACGGGTGGATGCGGCCTTCTCGGAGGAGCTGGACTGGATGGGTCACAGCCTGGAATCGCTGCTGCGATCGGCCACCCAGATTCTGGCCCAGATCAGTGGTTACCTGGCCCTGATTACGGTGCCCCAGGCGAGCAGCGCGCTGATTCGCCACATCCAGCTGGTGGCTGTGGACGGGGAACAGGTGCTGATGGTGGTGCTGCTAGACTCGCTGGCCACCCAGTCGGTGGTGTTGCAGCTACCGCCGGGGCTGGGCGGTTCTACCCTACCCGTCGAGGAGCTTGAGCGTCGCCATCTGGAAATTTTGTCGAATTTTCTCAGCCACCATCTGCGCGGACGTCCACTGTCGGAGGTTACGGCTCTCCAGTGGGGCGATCTCGATGCGGAGTTTCAGCACTACGGAACGCTGCTCTGCCAGGCCCTGAGCCACCTGGGACAGCGATCGCGGGCTCCAGAAACGCCCCATCTGGTCATCAGCGGTCTGTCGGAGGTGCTGCGCCAGCCTGAATTTTCCGATGCCCAGCGCATTCAGGCGATCGTGCGTCTGCTGGAGGAAGACCAGTCGCAGCTATGGCCTCTGTTGTGCGATACTCCCCCCGCGGCGAGCCAACCGCCCAAAGGTGTAGATGTTAAAGTTTGGATTGGCGCTGAAAATCCGCTGGAACCCATGCAGGGCTGTGCACTGGTGGTGTCGACCTACACCCGCTGCGATGCTTCGGTGGGCAGTGTGGGGGTGCTGGGACCAACTCGGATGGTTTACGAGAATGCCGTAGCGGTCGTCAAGGCCGCGTCAGATTACCTATCCACCGCCCTCAGCGGATAG
- a CDS encoding Crp/Fnr family transcriptional regulator yields the protein MQSSQPSDQARPFLTWQRITDWAHAHYRARTFNKDERIPTRSGLLYLVERGAVRLVGTAQGASPELSSPDLDDGGDDEGSNALALGLSEEAFLGFVGAGQPFEIVAQSPFLLQSFAHVDQTTVLWLYWSDLDNWPHFRREVLDAFRYQHQRKLLWLSTLGQRRTIDRLLGFLTLLIEEFGEPCESGYYLPWSLTHAQIGSAIGSTRVTVTRLMGKLRQRKLIYIHKDGLIAIPAEQVTAPEALG from the coding sequence ATGCAATCATCCCAGCCCTCCGATCAGGCCCGACCCTTTCTGACCTGGCAGCGCATCACTGACTGGGCCCATGCCCACTACCGGGCCAGGACCTTCAACAAGGACGAGCGTATTCCCACCCGGTCGGGGCTGCTGTACCTGGTCGAGCGGGGGGCCGTGCGGCTGGTGGGAACTGCCCAGGGAGCCAGCCCAGAACTGAGCAGTCCCGACCTCGACGATGGCGGCGACGATGAGGGGTCTAACGCCCTCGCTCTGGGGTTGAGTGAAGAGGCGTTTCTGGGCTTTGTCGGCGCGGGGCAGCCCTTTGAAATTGTGGCCCAATCGCCTTTCCTGCTGCAGAGCTTTGCCCATGTCGATCAAACCACGGTCCTCTGGCTCTACTGGAGCGACCTGGACAACTGGCCCCACTTTCGCCGAGAAGTGCTGGACGCCTTTCGCTATCAGCACCAGCGCAAGCTTCTGTGGCTGAGCACCCTGGGCCAACGCCGCACCATAGACCGCCTGCTGGGGTTTCTCACCCTGCTGATCGAAGAATTTGGCGAACCTTGCGAGTCGGGCTACTACCTGCCCTGGTCTTTGACCCACGCCCAGATTGGTAGCGCCATTGGCTCCACCCGGGTAACGGTGACGCGCCTGATGGGCAAACTGCGCCAGCGCAAGCTGATTTACATCCATAAAGACGGACTGATTGCCATTCCCGCCGAGCAGGTTACGGCCCCTGAAGCACTGGGTTAG
- the hemH gene encoding ferrochelatase, with product MGRVGVLLLNLGGPEQLDDVRPFLFNLFADPEIIRLPFPWLQRPLAWLISSSRAQQSQENYQQIGGGSPLRRITEEQAEALKQVLSDQGTEANIYIGMRYWYPFTEEAVAQIKRDGIEKLVVLPLYPQFSISTSGSSFRLLERLWLEDPALQRIVYTAIPSWYDRPGYTAAMADLIAQELDKLDHPDQAHIFFSAHGVPVSYVEEAGDPYQREIEHCTELIMQALNRPNPHTLAYQSRVGPVEWLQPYTEDAIEQLAQQGVKDLVVVPISFVSEHIETLQEIDIEYREIAEEAGIHGFHRVPALNTHPRFIADMADMVNEALVAPRQLFSDVVQPDKKVKIYPQERSAWGLTPVAEVWNGRLAMVGFLALLLELVSGRGPLHFVGIL from the coding sequence ATGGGTCGTGTCGGGGTCTTATTGCTAAATTTGGGGGGTCCAGAGCAGCTCGACGATGTTCGTCCCTTTCTGTTCAATTTGTTTGCCGATCCAGAAATTATTCGCCTGCCCTTTCCCTGGCTCCAGCGTCCCCTGGCCTGGTTGATCTCCAGTTCCCGTGCCCAGCAGTCCCAGGAAAACTACCAGCAGATTGGCGGTGGATCGCCCCTGCGCCGCATCACCGAAGAACAGGCCGAGGCGCTCAAGCAGGTGCTGTCCGACCAGGGCACTGAGGCCAACATCTACATTGGCATGCGCTACTGGTACCCCTTCACCGAGGAGGCCGTCGCCCAGATCAAGCGCGACGGCATCGAAAAGTTGGTGGTGCTGCCCCTCTATCCCCAGTTTTCGATCAGCACCAGTGGCTCCAGCTTTCGCCTGCTAGAGCGACTCTGGCTCGAAGACCCCGCCCTCCAGCGCATTGTTTACACCGCCATCCCCTCCTGGTACGATCGCCCCGGTTACACCGCCGCCATGGCCGACCTGATTGCCCAGGAGCTGGACAAGCTCGACCACCCCGACCAGGCGCATATTTTCTTTAGCGCCCACGGCGTCCCGGTGAGCTACGTCGAAGAGGCGGGCGACCCCTACCAGCGCGAAATTGAGCACTGCACCGAGCTGATCATGCAGGCGCTGAACCGCCCCAACCCCCACACCCTGGCCTACCAGAGCCGGGTCGGCCCCGTGGAGTGGCTCCAGCCCTACACCGAAGACGCGATCGAACAGCTGGCCCAGCAGGGGGTTAAGGACCTGGTCGTGGTGCCGATTAGCTTTGTCTCCGAGCACATTGAGACGCTCCAGGAAATCGACATCGAGTACCGCGAAATCGCCGAAGAAGCCGGTATTCATGGCTTTCACCGTGTCCCGGCCCTCAACACCCACCCCCGCTTCATTGCCGATATGGCCGATATGGTCAATGAGGCCCTGGTTGCCCCCCGTCAGCTGTTCTCAGACGTGGTGCAGCCCGATAAAAAGGTCAAAATCTACCCGCAGGAGCGCTCGGCCTGGGGCCTCACCCCCGTTGCCGAGGTGTGGAACGGTCGGCTGGCTATGGTAGGGTTTCTGGCGCTGCTGCTGGAGTTGGTCAGCGGTCGCGGTCCCCTGCACTTTGTCGGTATTCTCTAG
- a CDS encoding DUF4126 domain-containing protein, with protein MIITELLAILSIAAATGLRLALPLLLIGLMSGPQLWSNVPLLSRLPPALVLGVLAAWSTAELMLSKDRYSQRFFQILELLLSPGVGALAGLAVARTLDLDGWINPLIALISALLALVIQLLQVGWFYRPRRPPLWIFFVIDGLCIVLAVLAFDAPNQGGIIALLLLWLVIRTSYLWRHWPRRRRPKG; from the coding sequence GTGATAATCACTGAACTACTAGCCATTCTATCGATCGCGGCGGCGACGGGACTGCGGTTGGCATTGCCCCTGCTGTTGATTGGGTTGATGTCTGGTCCCCAGCTGTGGTCTAACGTGCCGCTGCTGTCGCGTCTGCCCCCTGCCCTGGTGCTGGGGGTGCTGGCCGCCTGGTCGACCGCCGAGCTAATGTTGTCCAAGGATCGCTACAGCCAGCGATTCTTTCAAATCCTGGAGCTGCTGCTCAGCCCCGGAGTGGGCGCCCTGGCCGGTCTGGCTGTGGCCAGAACCCTGGACCTGGACGGCTGGATCAACCCGCTAATTGCCCTGATTAGTGCCCTGCTGGCTCTGGTGATTCAGCTGCTGCAGGTGGGCTGGTTTTACCGTCCTCGCCGTCCGCCCCTGTGGATTTTCTTCGTGATCGATGGCCTGTGTATTGTGCTGGCGGTGCTGGCCTTTGATGCCCCCAACCAGGGGGGCATTATTGCCCTGTTGCTGCTGTGGCTGGTGATTCGCACCTCGTACCTGTGGCGGCACTGGCCCCGGCGCCGCAGACCCAAAGGGTAA
- a CDS encoding GNAT family N-acetyltransferase, with translation MLEALPEQGEGSTIVFSTDRDLDLYELEELCNAVGWARRPIRKVKKAIQHSYLVVTMWEQRGARRRLVGFSRATSDHAFNATIWDVVVHPDFQGRGLGKELMRQLIKKLRSEDISNVTLFADPQVVDFYKRLGFMPDPEGIKGMFWYPD, from the coding sequence GTGCTAGAAGCCCTGCCTGAGCAGGGGGAGGGGTCGACAATTGTCTTTAGCACCGATCGCGACCTCGACCTCTACGAGCTAGAGGAGTTGTGCAATGCGGTAGGGTGGGCCCGTCGGCCTATCCGTAAGGTCAAAAAAGCCATCCAGCACAGCTATCTGGTTGTCACCATGTGGGAGCAGCGGGGAGCCCGTCGCCGCCTGGTGGGCTTTTCCCGCGCCACCTCCGACCACGCCTTCAACGCCACCATTTGGGATGTGGTCGTTCACCCTGACTTCCAGGGTCGTGGCTTGGGCAAAGAACTCATGCGCCAGCTGATCAAAAAGTTGCGCAGCGAAGACATCAGCAACGTGACCCTGTTTGCCGATCCTCAGGTCGTCGACTTCTACAAGAGGCTGGGTTTTATGCCCGATCCGGAGGGGATTAAGGGCATGTTTTGGTACCCGGACTAG
- a CDS encoding transketolase, with product MTAASTQSIPAFCEGIQHFGGLPPEFATYGQTAAIAPEQSAIASPSDPAAVYQTLLAADALRYLTLQMTATKESGHPGGFASIADAIAALVMLGHKNIVTEVGHHAPGFYSNVFLDRSLEAMGIETVQQLCDRFRETHGLLGHLSGQIPGLLAPAGPLGQGQHFAMAGAKLNPGVLFPVTIGDGGLGEPYIMSSFGHFNTAYPDITNVLPILVWNGFSQEHHSMVSTKTNQAMIDYWRGNGFQEIVLVDAKDYDDTDQPGDYVDSTLFSFPQRFAFTQAVLEATDKAAKLALSGTLTVLIVKQLKGAGVHKRGAQSHNLYPGDSLQRDYIVSALSSRALHADAWHLVRTNYERAGGGPGSKTAVTESVLPLADLGSLPLNEFPVGGDKQVATTAMGALVGYVGQTDAQFVVTNADGNAASGINNINQALKIIHPTTDDTYFQQPHGQVYEPLSEDACAGLAAAQALFGARSLWCSYESFAVNGLPIWQTVTQAMAELRRPTPSTIALFTAGALEQGRNGWTHQRPEIENYFAGMMRNGNVYPLFPTDANGIQVCYDWALSTRNKGITITASKSPLPIRTTFEQTRQALAEGAIELASWSGDKTVVFAVIGDMTLLPVFEAAEQLAASGIGSRILSVVNPRQLYRPTDVAWDMCSEPNDGFLSDAGFARLFAGDVLLGITGGSSAMLEPIMLRSPAPRDTFAWKRGETTASAGQIMAINGLTAANFVTRAKALLA from the coding sequence ATGACGGCTGCCAGCACGCAATCGATTCCCGCCTTTTGTGAAGGTATTCAACATTTTGGCGGGCTCCCTCCCGAGTTCGCCACCTACGGTCAGACAGCGGCGATCGCCCCCGAGCAGAGCGCGATCGCATCCCCCAGTGATCCCGCCGCCGTCTACCAAACCCTGCTGGCTGCCGATGCCCTGCGCTACCTCACCCTGCAGATGACCGCTACCAAAGAGTCGGGCCACCCCGGCGGGTTTGCCAGCATTGCCGATGCGATCGCCGCCCTGGTCATGCTGGGTCACAAAAACATCGTCACCGAGGTGGGCCACCACGCCCCCGGCTTCTACAGCAACGTGTTCCTCGACCGCTCCCTTGAAGCCATGGGCATCGAGACCGTGCAGCAACTGTGCGATCGCTTCCGCGAAACCCACGGTCTACTGGGCCACCTGTCCGGCCAGATTCCTGGCCTGCTGGCCCCCGCTGGTCCCCTCGGCCAGGGTCAGCACTTTGCTATGGCCGGGGCCAAGCTGAACCCCGGCGTCCTGTTCCCCGTCACCATCGGCGATGGGGGCCTGGGCGAGCCGTACATCATGAGCAGCTTTGGTCACTTCAACACCGCCTACCCCGACATCACCAACGTGTTGCCCATCCTGGTCTGGAATGGTTTCTCCCAGGAACACCACAGCATGGTCTCCACCAAAACCAACCAGGCCATGATCGACTACTGGCGCGGCAACGGCTTCCAGGAAATTGTGCTGGTCGATGCCAAAGACTACGACGACACCGACCAGCCCGGCGACTACGTCGACAGCACTCTATTCTCCTTTCCCCAGCGGTTTGCCTTCACCCAGGCGGTGCTAGAAGCCACCGACAAAGCCGCCAAGCTGGCCCTAAGCGGCACCCTGACGGTGCTGATCGTCAAGCAGCTCAAGGGCGCAGGCGTCCACAAGCGGGGGGCGCAGTCCCATAACCTCTACCCCGGCGACTCCCTCCAGCGTGACTACATTGTCAGCGCCCTGAGCAGCCGCGCCCTGCACGCCGATGCCTGGCATCTCGTCCGTACCAACTACGAGCGGGCTGGAGGTGGCCCCGGCTCAAAAACAGCGGTGACAGAATCCGTTCTGCCCCTGGCCGACCTGGGCAGCCTGCCCCTCAACGAATTTCCCGTCGGGGGCGACAAACAGGTGGCCACCACGGCCATGGGCGCCCTGGTGGGCTACGTGGGTCAAACCGACGCTCAGTTTGTGGTCACCAACGCCGACGGCAACGCCGCCTCGGGCATTAACAACATCAACCAGGCGCTCAAGATCATTCACCCCACCACAGATGACACCTACTTTCAGCAGCCCCACGGCCAGGTCTACGAGCCCCTCAGCGAAGACGCCTGCGCCGGTTTAGCGGCGGCTCAAGCCCTGTTTGGGGCTCGGTCCCTCTGGTGTTCCTACGAATCGTTTGCCGTCAACGGATTGCCCATCTGGCAAACCGTTACCCAGGCCATGGCCGAGCTGCGCCGCCCCACCCCATCCACCATTGCCCTGTTTACCGCCGGTGCCCTGGAGCAGGGCCGCAACGGCTGGACCCACCAGCGCCCCGAAATCGAAAACTACTTTGCCGGGATGATGCGCAACGGCAACGTCTATCCTTTGTTTCCAACCGATGCCAACGGTATTCAGGTGTGCTACGACTGGGCATTAAGCACCCGAAACAAGGGGATCACCATTACCGCCAGCAAGTCCCCCCTACCCATCCGCACCACCTTTGAGCAAACTCGCCAAGCCCTAGCTGAGGGGGCCATTGAGTTAGCCAGCTGGTCCGGCGACAAAACAGTCGTGTTTGCTGTGATTGGCGACATGACCCTATTGCCAGTGTTTGAGGCTGCCGAACAGCTGGCCGCCAGCGGCATTGGCAGCCGCATCCTGTCGGTGGTCAACCCGCGCCAGCTGTACCGACCCACCGACGTCGCCTGGGATATGTGCTCTGAGCCCAATGACGGCTTCCTGTCGGATGCAGGCTTTGCCCGGTTGTTTGCAGGCGACGTTCTACTGGGTATCACGGGCGGCTCCAGCGCCATGCTGGAACCCATCATGCTGCGCAGCCCCGCTCCCCGCGACACCTTCGCCTGGAAGCGGGGCGAAACTACGGCCAGTGCTGGCCAAATCATGGCCATCAACGGCTTGACCGCCGCCAACTTTGTCACCAGAGCCAAAGCCCTGCTAGCCTAG
- a CDS encoding 2Fe-2S iron-sulfur cluster-binding protein, giving the protein MAKTVRLEPIAQETSVETNGNLLSVLLNKDLDVLKECGGRGMCATCHIYVQSGMEALTPINRREQRTLEVITSCKPNSRLACQARVMANGVVVELPPGMYVNSLQDIEALIGRRAEQDLLHPITGEVLVEQGKLITRSVITQLENTASFKVGEFFTQSKDL; this is encoded by the coding sequence ATGGCTAAAACCGTTCGCCTAGAGCCCATTGCCCAAGAGACCTCCGTTGAGACCAACGGCAACCTGCTCTCCGTACTGCTCAACAAGGATCTAGACGTTCTCAAGGAGTGCGGCGGTCGGGGCATGTGCGCGACCTGCCACATCTACGTGCAGTCGGGAATGGAGGCACTCACCCCCATCAACCGCCGCGAGCAGCGCACGCTGGAGGTGATCACCTCCTGCAAGCCCAACTCACGGCTGGCCTGTCAGGCTCGGGTGATGGCCAATGGGGTTGTAGTTGAGCTGCCGCCGGGGATGTACGTCAACTCGCTGCAGGATATTGAGGCGCTGATTGGCCGCCGGGCGGAACAAGACCTGCTGCACCCGATTACCGGCGAGGTGCTGGTGGAACAGGGCAAGCTGATTACGCGATCGGTGATCACTCAGCTGGAAAATACCGCTAGCTTTAAAGTTGGTGAATTTTTCACCCAGAGCAAGGACCTGTAG
- a CDS encoding Tic22 family protein: MRKLFSSFLRPLPLITALVSGSLLGGGLIMPLPAEALSEEAIVDKLEQVPVFIILNSDGQPLTAAAEVNNQEVKVPVVFIDGAAAEEFLARARQEDPSAAVALVDLGTLYQETVLNDSQQVPLLYLPISGELERATQLQANFQGVPLFIARQGADGPYLTINHDGETSLPMFFSRNDLQTLLNRYRESNAEAANNVVIQVLSLEWLLTTMTNSTDPALDAQLQQVRLFPSTEVLNYIRSQEEGR, encoded by the coding sequence ATGCGAAAGTTATTTTCCTCCTTTTTGCGGCCTCTCCCCCTGATCACTGCCCTCGTTAGCGGCAGCCTTCTGGGGGGTGGTTTGATCATGCCTCTACCTGCCGAAGCCCTCAGTGAAGAGGCCATTGTCGATAAGCTAGAACAGGTGCCTGTTTTCATTATCCTGAACTCCGATGGTCAGCCGCTGACGGCTGCCGCTGAGGTCAATAATCAGGAAGTGAAAGTACCCGTAGTGTTTATTGACGGGGCTGCTGCCGAGGAATTTTTGGCCCGTGCTCGCCAGGAAGACCCCAGTGCGGCAGTCGCTCTGGTGGACCTGGGCACGCTCTACCAAGAAACCGTGCTCAACGATAGCCAGCAGGTGCCGCTGCTCTATTTGCCGATTAGCGGTGAGCTGGAGCGAGCGACTCAGCTTCAGGCCAATTTCCAGGGCGTTCCTCTGTTTATTGCCCGCCAAGGGGCCGATGGTCCTTACCTCACCATCAACCACGATGGGGAGACTTCGCTCCCGATGTTCTTCTCCCGTAACGATTTGCAGACGCTGCTCAACCGGTACCGAGAGTCGAACGCTGAGGCGGCGAACAATGTCGTGATTCAGGTGCTTTCCCTGGAGTGGCTGCTGACGACCATGACCAATAGCACCGACCCTGCCCTCGATGCCCAGCTCCAGCAGGTGCGGCTGTTTCCATCCACCGAGGTGCTGAACTACATCCGTTCCCAGGAAGAGGGCCGGTAG
- a CDS encoding DUF4332 domain-containing protein: MPISTYPLDQLPGLSPTHAQGLAQLGLTSTEQLRRYGASAAQRQTLAKKMQVPLRYVTKWVILADLARVPAVGCEFSGLLLHAGIMSVPQLAECTAQGLFTRLRRLHVATLQRNDLCPSADQVNLWIQQARTLAKPS, encoded by the coding sequence ATGCCTATTTCTACCTACCCTCTGGATCAACTTCCTGGGCTGAGCCCTACCCATGCCCAGGGTCTGGCTCAGCTGGGCCTGACCAGCACCGAACAACTCCGCCGCTACGGTGCATCTGCGGCGCAGCGTCAAACCCTGGCCAAAAAGATGCAGGTGCCGCTGCGCTACGTGACCAAGTGGGTGATTTTGGCCGACCTGGCTCGGGTGCCTGCGGTGGGCTGTGAGTTTAGCGGCCTGCTGCTGCACGCGGGCATCATGTCAGTGCCACAGCTGGCAGAATGTACGGCCCAAGGGCTGTTTACCCGCCTAAGGCGGCTGCATGTCGCCACCCTCCAGCGCAATGACCTCTGCCCCAGCGCCGACCAGGTCAACCTGTGGATTCAGCAGGCGCGAACCCTTGCCAAACCATCGTGA